From the genome of Halobacterium sp. R2-5:
CGCGCAGAGCGGCGGGGTCGCCCACCAGTTGGCGTTCAGCGCACACCGCGAGGGCCGCGGCATCGCGACGATGGTCGGGCTCGGAAACCGCGCGAACGTCGGCTTCGAGGAGGCCATCCCGTACTTCGATTCGGACCCGAACACGGACGCCATCGTGCTCCACGTCGAGGGCACCGACGACGGCCGCGCGCTCCTCGAAGCGTGCCGCGAGTCGGACACCCCCGTAATCGCGTACAAGGTCGGCCAGGCCGACGTCGGCGACTTCGCGGAGTCCCACACGGGCGCGCTCACCGGCGACCACGCGCTCTACACTTCGGGGTTCGCCCAGTACGGCGTCCCGACGGTCGAATCGACGACCGAGCTGTTCGACGCGGGGCAGGCGCTCGCGAACTCCCCGGAGCCCGATGGCGCGAACGTCGGCGTCGTCACCGCGCAGGCCGGCCCGGGAATCATCATCGCGGATCGCCTGCAGCGAGCGGGCGCGACGCTCCCGGACCTCGCGGAGGACACGCAGGACCGCGTCGGCGAGATTCTCCCCGGCATCACGTACGCCGAGAACCCCGTGGACACGGGCCGGCCGATGCCCGAGTTCGGCGACGTGGTCGAAGCGGTCGCGGAGGACGACAACGTGGACGCGGTGCTCGTCTACGAGCTGTTCGAGGAGGCGCTGGGCTTCCCGCAGGAGACGCTGGACGGCCTCGCGGAGCGCGTGGACAAGCCCGTGCTGTTCGCGACCGAGGGGCCGGCGGAGTCGATGGCCGACGACCTCGCCGCGCTCCGCGAGGCCGACGTGCCGGTGTTCACGTCGCCGGAGCGCGGCGCGGACGCGGCCGCGGTGCTCGCTCGGTACGCGACGCTCGACGACGCCGCCGCGGACGAGGAGGTGAGCGCCGATGTCTGAGGACCCCATCGCGGCCGCGCAGGCCGACGGCCGCACGACGCTCACGGAGGCGGAGGCGAAGTCGCTGCTCGCGGGCGCTGGCATCGAGACGCCCGCGTTCTCCGTCGCCGCGGACGCCGACGCCGCAGTGGCGGCCGCGGAGGAAATCGGTCTCCCGGTTGTCGTGAAGGTCTCCTCGCCGTCGGTCACGCACAAGAGCGAGTGGGCCGAGGGCGCGGGCGTCGCGGTCGGCCTCGACTCCGCGGACGCGGTGCGGGAGGCCGCCGCGGAAATCTTCGACGCGGCGGACGCGCGCGGCATCGACGCCGACGTGCTCGTGGAGGAAGCGCGCGACGTGGACGCCGGCACCGAGGTCATCGTCGGCGGCCTCCGCGACCCGTCGTTCGGTCCGGTCGTGCTGACGGGGCTCGGCGGCATCTTCACGGAGGTCTACGAGGACACCAGCCACCGCATCGCGCCCATCGACGCCGCGGAGGCCCGCGAGGCCATCGAGGAACTGACCGCCATCGAGTTGCTGGAGGGCTATCGTGGCCGCGAGCCCGCGGACGTCGACGCGCTCGCGGAGGTCGTGGCAGCAGTCGGCGACCTCGTGAACGAACACGAAGCCATCTCGGAGGTCGACGTGAATCCGGTGCTCGCGACCGAAGAGGGCGCTGTGGCGCTCGACGCGCTCGTCGTGCTGGGGG
Proteins encoded in this window:
- a CDS encoding CoA-binding protein, encoding MNLQRLFRPERIAVVGASATEGKLGYEAMANAVEFDGEVYPVNPSGEGEVFGEPFVESVTDIEETVDLALLAVPAHVVPDVVEECGEAGVGGAVIYAGGFAEAGGEGEELQEAVVAAADEHDVALLGPNTSGFVAPASNLLASFAGGVERLRPGGVTILAQSGGVAHQLAFSAHREGRGIATMVGLGNRANVGFEEAIPYFDSDPNTDAIVLHVEGTDDGRALLEACRESDTPVIAYKVGQADVGDFAESHTGALTGDHALYTSGFAQYGVPTVESTTELFDAGQALANSPEPDGANVGVVTAQAGPGIIIADRLQRAGATLPDLAEDTQDRVGEILPGITYAENPVDTGRPMPEFGDVVEAVAEDDNVDAVLVYELFEEALGFPQETLDGLAERVDKPVLFATEGPAESMADDLAALREADVPVFTSPERGADAAAVLARYATLDDAAADEEVSADV
- a CDS encoding acetate--CoA ligase family protein, with translation MSEDPIAAAQADGRTTLTEAEAKSLLAGAGIETPAFSVAADADAAVAAAEEIGLPVVVKVSSPSVTHKSEWAEGAGVAVGLDSADAVREAAAEIFDAADARGIDADVLVEEARDVDAGTEVIVGGLRDPSFGPVVLTGLGGIFTEVYEDTSHRIAPIDAAEAREAIEELTAIELLEGYRGREPADVDALAEVVAAVGDLVNEHEAISEVDVNPVLATEEGAVALDALVVLGGE